From the genome of Candidatus Kapaibacterium sp., one region includes:
- the argS gene encoding arginine--tRNA ligase, with protein sequence MLLESYVEPFLQQALERIGAAGLVTPELEVPKVPEHGDLATTVALQLARPLRRPPRQIAEELLRHLQLPPEDCAVELAGPGFINFRFTPHFFARLLRTIADAGDEFGRLSEGAGKRANVEYVSANPTGPLHLGHGRNAALGDTIANLLQWCGYDVTREYYFNNAGRQMALLGQSVYARYRQLLGDDYPFPEDGYHGDYIWEIARELLHQYGDSLREPNEEHLSLSRRIAEAWCFDRIRRTLERMGIRHDVYFNEDSLYRDGKVDAIIAALQERGLVYERDGALWIALSRFGRQDRVLVKSSREGTYRLPDIAYHRDKLERGYDLIVDVLGADHITTIEDVLTALRALGYDTSCVKVVLHQFVTLVEGGQQVKMSKRSGKSYTLDELLEEVGPDVVRFFFLLRAPSTHLEFDLELARQQTEANPVFYLQYAHARICSIFRHAAERGIVPDETADLRCLVLPAEQTLIKLLVRFPERVRKAARLYEPQLLAEYLREVAQAFHSFYHSHRIVGAETAEQMHARLVMARATQRVLRNGLAILGVSAPERMERLQD encoded by the coding sequence ATGCTGCTGGAGAGCTACGTTGAGCCCTTTCTACAGCAGGCATTAGAACGCATTGGGGCAGCCGGGCTCGTAACCCCAGAGCTAGAGGTCCCCAAGGTCCCTGAACATGGGGACCTTGCTACGACCGTTGCTCTGCAGCTTGCTCGCCCACTACGGCGTCCACCACGCCAGATTGCAGAGGAACTCCTGCGTCACCTCCAGCTCCCTCCCGAAGACTGTGCTGTGGAGCTCGCAGGTCCTGGGTTCATCAACTTCCGCTTTACTCCACACTTCTTCGCTCGGTTGCTCCGCACGATCGCTGATGCCGGCGACGAATTCGGACGGCTCTCGGAAGGGGCAGGCAAGCGAGCAAACGTGGAGTATGTCTCAGCCAACCCCACGGGCCCCCTGCATTTAGGCCATGGCCGCAATGCCGCTCTGGGAGATACGATCGCAAACCTCCTCCAGTGGTGTGGCTACGATGTAACGCGGGAGTACTACTTCAACAATGCTGGCCGGCAGATGGCGCTCCTCGGACAGAGCGTCTATGCCCGCTACCGACAGCTCTTAGGCGACGACTATCCCTTCCCCGAAGATGGCTACCATGGAGACTACATCTGGGAAATCGCCCGCGAGCTTCTGCACCAGTACGGCGACTCACTCCGCGAGCCGAATGAAGAGCACCTCAGCCTCAGCCGTCGCATAGCCGAGGCATGGTGCTTTGACCGTATCCGGAGGACCTTAGAACGCATGGGAATCCGGCACGACGTCTACTTCAACGAGGACTCGCTCTACCGTGATGGTAAGGTGGATGCCATCATAGCAGCACTGCAGGAGCGGGGCCTTGTGTACGAGCGAGATGGAGCACTCTGGATAGCCCTCAGCCGCTTTGGACGGCAAGACCGCGTACTCGTAAAATCCAGCAGAGAAGGCACCTACCGCCTCCCTGACATCGCTTATCACCGAGACAAGCTAGAACGCGGCTATGACCTCATCGTCGACGTGCTTGGCGCCGACCACATCACGACAATAGAGGATGTGCTGACAGCCCTCCGCGCCTTAGGATACGACACTTCCTGTGTCAAAGTCGTCCTCCACCAGTTCGTCACGCTTGTAGAAGGGGGACAGCAAGTCAAGATGTCCAAGCGTTCTGGCAAGAGCTACACGCTCGACGAGCTATTAGAGGAGGTCGGGCCTGATGTCGTCCGCTTCTTCTTCCTCCTCCGGGCACCGAGCACACATCTGGAATTTGACCTGGAGCTTGCCCGTCAGCAGACAGAAGCCAATCCTGTGTTCTACCTCCAGTATGCCCACGCTCGCATCTGCTCCATCTTTCGGCATGCGGCAGAACGTGGGATTGTGCCTGATGAAACGGCTGATCTCCGCTGTCTTGTACTCCCGGCTGAACAGACCCTCATTAAGCTCCTCGTACGCTTTCCGGAACGAGTTCGCAAGGCCGCTCGCCTCTACGAGCCACAACTTTTGGCGGAGTACCTCCGCGAAGTCGCGCAAGCCTTCCACTCGTTCTACCACAGTCACCGTATCGTCGGAGCAGAGACAGCAGAGCAAATGCATGCTCGACTCGTCATGGCCCGCGCCACTCAGCGCGTCCTGCGTAACGGACTCGCAATTCTCGGCGTCAGCGCTCCGGAACGGATGGAGCGCCTCCAAGACTGA
- a CDS encoding LytR C-terminal domain-containing protein codes for MAHRRWWYNLATLLLGGFVVLGSVSLVYRWTLAAGPLPLHTEERLLPGETLQVRILNACGYPKAARRMMEYLRRSGIDVVEIANAEAVMTHSAVWDHVGSQRLARYVARLAGLPEAAVLSRPDSNLYVHCSLVLGLDILQTMPFASR; via the coding sequence ATGGCGCACCGACGGTGGTGGTACAACCTTGCCACGCTCCTTTTGGGAGGATTCGTGGTACTTGGTAGCGTGTCGTTAGTCTACCGCTGGACCCTGGCCGCAGGCCCCCTCCCTTTGCACACAGAGGAGCGGCTGCTACCTGGAGAGACCCTACAGGTTCGCATCCTCAACGCCTGTGGCTACCCTAAAGCCGCTCGCCGGATGATGGAGTACCTGCGGCGCTCCGGCATTGACGTCGTGGAGATTGCAAATGCTGAAGCGGTTATGACCCATTCAGCCGTCTGGGATCACGTCGGCTCTCAGCGTCTTGCTCGTTATGTAGCAAGGCTTGCCGGACTACCGGAAGCAGCGGTGCTGTCGCGTCCAGACTCCAATCTCTACGTTCACTGCTCGCTCGTGCTGGGGTTAGACATCCTCCAGACCATGCCCTTTGCATCCCGATGA
- the rsfS gene encoding ribosome silencing factor, producing MKRAPLRTSRGIAQLCARVAWEKKADDILVLRLEVLKNAPADYFVLATCETEPHIQAVAMAIEEAMHTRGIPKPRREGWEALQWVLLDYGSVVVHLFRPQTRAYYRLERLWGDVPQLRFSEQSRRLYTVSVPTVESS from the coding sequence ATGAAGCGGGCACCGCTCCGAACGTCCAGAGGCATTGCCCAACTATGTGCTCGTGTTGCGTGGGAGAAGAAGGCAGACGACATCTTGGTGCTACGCCTCGAGGTCCTCAAGAACGCACCAGCGGACTACTTCGTCCTTGCCACGTGCGAGACAGAGCCCCATATCCAAGCGGTAGCGATGGCGATAGAGGAGGCTATGCACACGCGTGGCATCCCCAAGCCACGACGCGAAGGTTGGGAAGCCCTGCAATGGGTACTGCTGGACTATGGCAGCGTCGTCGTCCACCTCTTCCGTCCCCAGACGCGCGCATACTATCGTCTGGAGCGCCTGTGGGGTGACGTTCCGCAGCTCCGCTTCTCGGAGCAAAGCCGGCGATTGTATACGGTGAGTGTCCCCACTGTAGAAAGCTCCTAG